From one Humulus lupulus chromosome 8, drHumLupu1.1, whole genome shotgun sequence genomic stretch:
- the LOC133794857 gene encoding uncharacterized protein LOC133794857, producing MKGDEEKFKQLYTDSTPSSLAPSRPLTVSQDSLLHIAIYMGRKTIAKEILNAIKRGGGGGDETLTTRNAHGDTVLHEVAATDMMDLATEMMSMAPNLLVIPNNLGESPLFRAAHHGQAQMFGLLADEVDKKNPNVPEFHLSRACDSTTILHISILAEFFDLAFDIAKRYPDLVNKKDESGMIGLQLLSSNPSAFKSGRNLGLLKRLLYYCMPSSDDQEVLRREGKKGNNLSPTSSITRFMQLCRFALNKINVRIWGKLCKGWPMMGDIYSEKKKHESAQRLAKLLIEKDTSWEVSRSNNEDSNMGKISIGMEKGWSEEDNNDNRTTTSVQSHAATEGQSNQRRKEQNSRQTTTTTTTTTDHLHLKEITTTTYQLDPLVPPNLKAVDSGNYVKDIKGYPIGGGLPNPTNEISGISSESANNKKTQKAKKASSYPPPTSLLIATNNGIVEIVTEILRVYPQAVEHVSDMGQNILHVAIKHRKLEIFRLVKRMQFPMSRLVRRIDVNGYTILHHVGVMMYYTGGTLPGPALQLQEELHWFKRVRKIIPPHYEMHKSHYGNKSETAEELFSRTHESLFKEAQEWLKRTSESCSTVAVLIATVAFAAAYTVPGGSDDDTGIPILLTDPFFLVFTVMDVLSLASSLTSVVMFLSILTSPFHLQDFHRTLPRKLILAFTFLFFSVAVTMLAFAATIILIVRLKKSWTRSIIYTVAFLPVTVFALLQFPLYLAFMDTMRSSLKFIKTILPSYTLPRCIMSKTL from the exons ATGAAAGGAGAcgaagagaaatttaaacaactCTACACAGATAGTACTCCATCATCATTAGCCCCTTCACGCCCCTTGACGGTGTCCCAAGACTCCCTTTTGCACATAGCCATATACATGGGGCGCAAAACCATTGCCAAAGAAATATTGAATGCCATAAAAAGAGGTGGTGGTGGCGGTGATGAAACGCTCACCACTAGGAACGCCCATGGAGACACAGTTCTTCACGAGGTTGCCGCCACCGACATGATGGATCTCGCCACGGAAATGATGAGCATGGCTCCCAATCTGCTTGTCATTCCTAACAATCTTGGTGAAAGCCCTCTCTTTAGAGCCGCACATCATGGCCAGGCGCAAATGTTTGGCCTGCTAGCTGATGAGGTCGATAAAAAGAATCCAAATGTTCCGGAATTTCATCTCTCCAGGGCTTGTGATTCCACTACAATTCTCCATATCTCGATTCTTGCTGAGTTTTTTG ATCTTGCGTTTGACATAGCTAAGAGGTACCCTGATTTGGTGAATAAAAAAGACGAATCTGGGATGATAGGTCTTCAGCTACTTTCAAGCAACCCTTCAGCATTCAAGAGTGGAAGAAACCTTGGATTACTAAAGAGATTGTTATACTATT GTATGCCGAGTAGTGATGATCAAGAAGTATTACGTCGTGAAGGCAAAAAGGGCAATAATTTGTCTCCAACAAGTAGTATAACTCGTTTCATGCAACTTTGTCGATTTG CTCTGAACAAGATTAATGTACGGATTTGGGGAAAACTTTGTAAAG GATGGCCTATGATGGGAGATATTTACAGTGAAAAGAAAAAGCACGAATCAGCTCAGAGACTAGCCAAGTTGCTTATAGAAAAAGACACTTCGTGGGAGGTATCTAGGTCCAATAATGAGGACAGCAATATGGGCAAGATTTCCATTGGCATGGAGAAAGGTTGGTCCGAGGAAGATAATAATGACAATAGAACCACCACTTCTGTTCAAAGTCATGCTGCTACTGAAGGCCAGTCAAACCAGAGAAGAAAAGAACAGAACTCACgtcaaactactactactactactactactactgatcATCTTCATCTAAAAGAGATAACAACCACAACATATCAATTAGACCCCTTGGTACCACCAAATCTTAAAGCCGTAGATAGCGGTAATTACGTAAAAGACATAAAGGGATATCCAATTGGAGGAGGCCTCCCCAACCCAACAAATGAGATCAGTGGTATTAGTAGCGAATCTGCTAAtaacaagaaaacccaaaaagCGAAGAAAGCTTCGTCGTATCCTCCTCCAACCTCACTGCTCATCGCAACAAATAACGGTATAGTTGAGATTGTGACGGAGATACTTAGAGTGTATCCTCAGGCGGTGGAGCACGTAAGTGATATGGGGCAGAACATATTGCATGTGGCAATTAAGCACCGGAAGCTGGAGATATTTCGTTTAGTTAAGAGGATGCAATTTCCAATGTCCAGGTTGGTTCGGAGGATTGATGTTAATGGCTACACAATCTTGCACCACGTCGGGGTCATGATGTATTACACCGGCGGCACTCTCCCTGGTCCCGCTCTCCAATTGCAAGAGGAGTTGCATTGGTTCAAG CGTGTCCGCAAGATTATTCCTCCCCACTACGAAATGCACAAGAGCCACTATGGTAATAAAAGCGAGACAGCCGAAGAGCTCTTCAGCAGAACCCACGAGAGCTTGTTCAAAGAAGCACAGGAATGGCTAAAGCGAACCTCAGAGTCATGCTCCACCGTGGCTGTCCTCATAGCCACTGTTGCCTTCGCCGCGGCCTACACCGTACCTGGTGGTTCGGACGACGACACAGGGATACCAATCCTCCTAACAGACCCTTTCTTCTTGGTTTTCACCGTAATGGACGTGCTCTCCCTGGCCAGCTCCTTGACCTCCGTGGTTATGTTcctctctatcctcacctccccatttcaTCTCCAAGATTTCCACCGCACTCTCCCTCGAAAACTCATTCTGGCTTTCACATTCCTCTTCTTTTCGGTGGCTGTGACGATGCTTGCTTTTGCAGCCACCATTATTCTGATCGTTCGCTTGAAGAAGAGCTGGACTAGGAGTATTATTTATACAGTTGCCTTCCTTCCCGTCACGGTGTTTGCGCTCTTGCAGTTCCCGCTTTATCTTGCCTTCATGGATACTATGAGATCCTCCCTCAAGTTTATTAAGACAATCCTTCCCTCGTATACGCTTCCTCGTTGTATAATGTCTAAGACTCTTTGA